CGCCGGGGGCGTATCGGGCAAGCGTGAGCGTCGTCGACGGCTCCGGCAAAGAGATCGGCGGAAGCGAAACCGGCTGGACCAACGATCCCTCGGCCGATGAGTTTCGCCGGCTGGAGCCCGATCGAGACTTGCTGCGGAAGATTGCGACCGAAACGAAAGGGGACACGGTCGAACTGAAGGATCTCGAACGGTTCGCTTCCGAGCTCGCCGCCCGTCCGGTGCCGGAGACGGTGCAATCGCTGTTTCCGATCTGGCATACGGCTTGGGTCTTCGGGCTGGCGATCGCGTGTTTGGCCGGGGAGTGGGGACTGCGGCGCTGGAGGGGCTTGCCGTGAAGTTTTGGCGAATCACGTTCGGCATTTCGTTCGTCTTCCTCAGCGCTGCGCCTTTACGGAGTGCGGCACCGAGCAACTCGGCCGATGGGAAAACAAATGCGGAAGTCGCGGGTGCGCGGACGACGCTGATCGTCGTCCGTGGTGCGGACGGGGAAGAACGGTACGGAAAGATCTTCGCCGAAGAGACCGCGATCTGGCGTAAGACCGCCGCCGCGAGCGACGTTCGTTTCACGCTCATCGGCGAAGAAGAGGCCGAGGCTGACAAGGAAGCCGCTGCGAGCAGTTCGGATAAAGAGCGGCTACTAGCGCAACTTCAAACCGAAACGACCGCGGCTTCTCAGACTGTTCCGCTCTGGCTGATCTTCATCGGACACGGCACGTTCGATGGCCGAACCGCGGCCTTCAACTTACGGGGTTCGGACGTGTCGAGCGTAGAGCTTTCCGAATGGCTCAAGGAATGCCGCCGGCCGATGGTCGTCGTGAACACGACCGCCGCGAGCGCGCCGTTTCTCACCGCGCTCAGCGCGCCGGGCCGAGTCGTCGTTACGGCGACGAAGAGCGGGCAAGAGCGAAACTACGCGCGCTTCGGACGCTACTTCGCCAAGCGCGTGACCGATCTCGGAGCCGACCTCGACAAGGATGAGCGAACGTCGCTCTTCGAGGCATACCTTGCCGCGGCGCGCGATACGGCCGACTTTTATAAGAGCGACGGTCGGGTCGCGACCGAACATCCCTTGCTCGACGACGACGGCGACGGCAAAGGAGTGCGTGCCGACTTCTTCGAGCGTGATAAGCTGGTTAAACGCTCGCTCGGCGAAAAGGCCGTCGATGGCGATGCCGCCCGACGATTCTATCTGGCGCCGAGCCCGGCCGATGCCCAGCTCACGCCGGCTCAACTTGCCGAACGGGACAGCTTAGAAGCGGCTCTCGCGGCGCTGCGCGGTCGGAAGCAACAGTTGGCGGAATCCGACTACTTTGCCGAGCTCGAGCGCTTGCTTCTCAAGCTCGCTAGGTTACAAGTAGAGCCTACGAAATAGTCGATTTCGTGCCGCATCCTTTGCTGCGCCCCGCCTCGTTTGCCCCCGCCTCAAGTGAAACTCATGCTCGCTTCGTCGCTCGCGCTCGTATTCCGCGCATCGTTCCAGTTCACGCTCGCTATCACGATCCTCCTCTCGCCGAGTTTTTCGTTCGCCGAGACCGAAGCGGCGAAGATGGGGACGAAGCCCGAGGCGTGGTGGCCGGTGCAGCCGCGGCCGTTGCCGCTGGTGCATCCGTTGTTCTCCGACGACATGGTATTGCAGCGCGAGATCGCCGCGCCGATTTGGGGTTGGAGCAAGCCGGGCGATGAGATCACGGTGTCGTTCGACGGCGCTAAGAGCGGCACGACGGCGATTGCGGGAACCGACGGCCGTTGGTCGACGAAGATCGGCCCGTTCGCGCCGGGAGGCCCGCATAAGCTTTCGATCAAATCGTCGGAACAAGAAGTGACGCTGTCGAACGTGCTCGTCGGCGATGTGTGGCTTTGCTCCGGGCAATCGAACATGAATTGGCCGGTGCGTCTGGCGCAAAACGGTGCGCAGGAAGCTGCGGCGGCGGACAATCCGCACATCCGTTCGTTTACGGTGAATTTCTATCCTGCGGTCGTGCCGCAGAAGTTGCCGCCCCCTGCGAAGTGGGAAGTCTGCAACCCTGAGTTTGCGAAGAACTTTTCCGGCGTCGGTTATTTCTTTGCTCGTGAAATCAATAAGACGACGAAGGTTCCGATCGGCATCATTCATAGTTCGGTCGGCGCGACGTATGCCGAAACTTGGGTGAGCGCCGAGGCACTGCGCAACAAGATGCCGGAAGACTTTCCCGCGCAGTTGGACGAAGTCGAGCAATGGGCTAAGGCCGACGGCGGCTCCGACGACTACTTCGCCGAGATCGAGCGCTGGGTGGCCGCGGTCGATCCGAATAGTGCGCGCCTCCGATATGCGTCGGCCGTCGACTTGAACCATGACGATGCGAAGGCCGGTGCGTGGCGCGAGATCGAAGTTCCGAAGCCGTGGGAAGAGGCCGGTTTCTCGGGGTTCGATGGTCTCGCGTGGTTTCGCCGCACGCTCGATATTCCTCAAGATTGGATCGGCGACGATCTGAAACTGCAACTCTCGCTCATCAACGATGTCGATGTCGTGTGGTTCAACGGCACCCTCATCGGCTCGACGCAGCTGAAAGGGAGCCGCAACTACGTCATCGATCGGAAGCTCGTGAAGCCGGGTGCGAATCTGCTCTCCGTCGCGATTTTGAACCACACGGGACCGGGAGGGTTCTGCTCGCTGCCGCAGCACATGAACCTCGTGCCGATGAACAAAAAAACAACGACGACGATTCGACCGGCGGGAACTTGGAAAGGGAAGGCCGCGGTCGCGATAACCGAGATCAAACTGCCGTTTCCGCAGCCGAAAGTTCGCAACTACAAAACGATCACGTCGATGTACAACGGCATGATCGCGCCGCTCGCACCGTTTGCGCTGAAAGGGGCGCTCTGGTATCAAGGAGAAGCGAACGGACCACGCTGGTTGCAATATCGCCGCTTGCTGCCGACGCTCATCGCCGACTGGCGCGAACGCTTCCAGGTCGGCGACTTTCCGTTCCTGATCGTCTCTTTGGCTAACTACAACCCGCTGCAAAAGCTACCGGTCGAGCCGGGTTGGGCCGAGATTCGTGAATCGCAATGGCGCACTGCGCGTATGGTGCCCAACGCGGGACTCGCCATGACGATCGACATCGGCGGCGAAGACATTCATCCGCGCAACAAGCAAGAAGTCGGCCGACGGCTTTCGCTCGTTGCCCGACGCATGGTCTACGGCGAGAAAGACTTGCTCGACTCGGGCCCGACGTTCACGAAGATGGAAATCGATCCGGCGATGAAGAATCGCGTCCGATTGCATTTCAAACACATCGGCGGTGGGCTCACGGTGCGCGCAGGGGATCCGAAGCTCACCGGGTTCGTCGTCGCCGGAGAGGATAAGAAATTCGTGTGGGCCGATGCCGTGATCGAGGGAGATACGATCGTCGTCTCGTCGCCCGACGTGCCGGAGCCGAAGCATGTACGCTACGGTTGGGCGTGGAACCCGTTGGTGAATCTTTTCAACAAAGAAGGCCTGCCGGCGATCACTTTCCGCACCGACGAGTAGACACCCATTCCGGGTGCGCCCGCCGAGCTTATTTTTGCGCATAGACGGTAATAGCGGCGTTTTCGGGTCATTCCGAATGTTTTTGCCAGGCGGGTGCTAGAATAGATTAAGCGATTCCGTCACTTCGCTTGACCCGATTGCCGATAACTACGATAGTGCAAGTGGTAAGTTCGACTGAGTAAAACGTCGTGCGTAGCGTCATTTCTCACATCGTCGTCGCGGTCATGGCGCTGCATACGCTGCTGGGGTGCTGTTGGCATCATGGGCACGCGCATGCCGTCGAGATCGCGCACGACGCCGCGGAAACACCGGCTCACGACGAGCACCACTGTCGCCATCATCATCACGATCACGACGCAGTAGCCGACGGTATCGAGTTGGCCGATGGCGTCGATGCGGCTGATCAAGATGAAGGCCGGCAGGCACCGGCTCCTTGTTCCGAATCATGCGGCGATAAGTGCCAATTCGTTTCGACGAGCCGGGTCGAACTCGAACGCCCGACGTTTTCGACCGACCTGCATTTCGCCTCGCTGCCGGCGATCGAGATCACGGGCGAGCTCTCCTTCGTACGGTTCGAGACACGCCGCACGACCGTGGCTCCGCTGCCGATACGGCTGCATCTTTGGAATCGGCTGCTGTTGATTTAATTCTTTGACGGGCTCGTCGGCAAGCTCCCGATAGCGGTAGCTCGGCCGCGATTCTTCGGCCCCTCAACCGGCTTTCCGCCGGTTTCTCGGTAACGCATGGCCGCTTGCCCGCGTCCGTTCGTTGCCGCAGCGTTTCGATTCGTTTTCATTTTCCAAGATGCGTTGCGCTTGCGCCCTTCACGGCGACGGCGCGCAGCCGCAACTTCAAGACGTATGCCGTCTTTGCTTAGGAATGGTTTATGAGTGCCAAATGTTTCACGCGCGGTCTTCTGATTCTCGTGCCGATGCTCATTGCGGCCTGTGCCGCAGGGGTATATTTCGCTCCTTCGCTACGAACCCGATTTCTCGCCGCGGTCGGTGCCGAAGCCGGCTACGAAAAGCCGGTGATGAAGCAACCCGACGAGCATGCGGGTCATGAGCACGGCAGCCATGACCATGCCGGACATAGCGAACAGAATTCGATCGAGCTCAGCACGCAGGCTCAAGCCAACATCGGCTTGAAGCTCGGGAAGGTCGAACTCACGACTTTCAACCGCACGATCTCGGTGCCGGGCATGTTGCGCGAACGGCCGGGTCGCTCGACCGTCGCGATCACGGCTCCGCTCACCGGCATCGTCACGCAGATTTTCCCGATTCTCGGCGAAGCGGTGCAGCCCGGCCAAAAGCTCTTCGAGTTGCGTCTGACGCATGAAGAGCTGGTACAGGCGCAAGGAGATTTTCTTCGCGTTGCCGAAGAACTCGACGTGATCGAGCGCGAGATCAAGCGATTGGAGAAGATCGCCGTCGACGGCGGCATCGCGGGGCGTCAGGTGCTCGAACGGCAATACGAACAACAAAACAAGCAAGCCGTGTTGAGGGCCCAACATCAAGCGCTCCTCTTGCATGGCCTATCCGAAGAACAAGTGAATGGGATTTTGACGAAGCGCACTTTGCTGCGAACGTTGATGGTCTTCGTGCCGGAAGAACAAGAATCTGCGATCAAGAACGAGTCGCCGATACAAGTAACTTACGAAATTCAAGAACTGAAAATCGAGCGCGGGCAGAGCGTTACGGCCGGCGAAACGATGGCCGTGCTGACGGATCATGCGACGTTGTTCATCGAAGGAAGCGCGTTCGATAAAGACGTCCTCGCGGTCAATCGCACGATCGAAAACGGCTGGCTCGTCGATGCGGCGATCGAAACGGAAGACGCGCCGCCGCAAGTCATCAGCAAACTGCCGATCTTATATGTGGCGGGAAAGGTCGATCCGGAAACGCGCACGTTTCATTTCTACGTGCCGCTTACGAATCCGCTGCTGCGCGACGTGAAATCGGCGGACGGTCATCGGTTTCTTAGTTGGCGCTATAAGCCGGGCCAGCGCGTGCAAGTCGTGGTGCCGGTCGAGAAGTGGAAAGATCGGATCGTGTTGCCCGTCGGGGCCGTAGCTCAGAGCGGTGTGGAGACCTACGTTTTCTCTCCCAACGGCGACCACTTCGATCGTCGAGCCGTGCATGTCGAATACCGCGATCGCTTCTCCGTGGTTATCGCCAACGATGGTTCGCTGTTTCCGGGCGATTCCGTAGTGCTAGCCGGTGCGCAACAAATGCAGCTGGCCTTGAAGAATAAATCGGGAGGGGCGATCGATCCGCATGCGGGACACAACCACTAACGCCGCCGTTCGTAATGCCGCACGCGAAGCTCGCACGCCCGTCACGTACGTTTGAGGAATTCCGTTCATGCTCAATGCCGTCATTAAATTCTCGCTTCGCTATCGCCTCGTGACGATTGCTTTAGCGCTCGTCGTCACTTGTTACGGCGGTTATGAGCTGTCGCAATTGCCGATCGACGTCTTTCCGGATCTCAATCGTCCGCGGGTGACGATCATGACCGAAGCTCCCGGCCTTGCTCCCGAAGAAGTGGAGACGTTGATCACGTTCCCGCTCGAGTCGGTGCTCAACGGTGCTACCGGCGTGCAGGCGGTGCGAAGTTCTTCCGGAGTCGGACTGTCGGTGATCTACGTTGAATTCGCTTGGGGTACGGATATCTACGTCGATCGGCAGATTGTGGCGGAGAAGATCGCGCTCGCGAGCGATCGGATGCCGAAAGGAGTCAGGCCGCAGTTGGCCCCCATCTCGTCGGTGATGGGTCAGATCATGCAGATCGGAATCTGGAGTGAAGGAGGAAAGACCGATCCGATGGAGGTGCGCACCACCGCCGATTGGCTCGTGCGCCAGCGCTTGCTGACGATTCCGGGAATCGCGCAGGTCGTCACGATGGGAGGAGGCCGGAAACAATTTCAGGTGCTGGTGAATCCCGAGAAACTTCTGAAATACGACCTGACTTTGGAAGATGTCGAGCATGCCGTGGCGGCAAGCAACTCGAATGCCACGGGAGGCTATTTGAATCAAGGAGGGAACGAGCTGTTGGTCCGTTCGCTGGGACGGATTCAAAAGATCGAGGAATTGGAAAGCGTCGTCGTTAAGGCGTCGTCGGATCGTTCGGTGTTGCTCGGCGATGTGGCGCGCGTGGCGGAAGGAGCGCAAGTCAAACGGGGCGACGCCGCCGTCGATGGAATGCCGGCCGTCATGCTCACGATCTCGAAGCAGCCCGGTGCCGATACGCGCAAGCTGACGGATGACGTCGTCCGGGCTCTGGAAGATCTCAAGCCATCGCTCCCGGCCGATTTCCGCATCAATACCGATGTGTATCAGCAAAAAACGTTCATCGATTTGAGCATCCAGAACGTCGTCGAGGCGCTTCGCGACGGGGGGATACTCGTCGTCATCATCCTGTTTCTGTTTTTGCTTAACTTTCGCACCACGTTTATCACACTGACGGCAATCCCGCTGTCGATCGTGGTTACAGGCTTGATTTTCAAATGGTTCGACATGTCGATCAACACGATGACGCTCGGCGGATTGGCCGTCGCCATCGGCGAGCTCGTCGACGATGCGATCGTCGATGTCGAGAACATTTTCCGTCGCTTGCGCGAGAACCAACATGCGGCGCACCCGAAAACCGCGCTGCGCATCGTCTACGAAGCCAGCAGCGAAGTGCGCAACTCGATCGTCTTCAGCACGATTCTCGTCGTGTTGGTATTCGTTCCTTTGTTCGCGCTCGGCGGGATGGAAGGACGCTTGTTCACGCCGCTCGGCGTGGCCTATATCGTGTCGATTTCGGCATCGCTCGTCGTCTCGCTCACCGTGACACCGGTGCTTTCTTATTGGTTGCTGCCGCAGGCGAAGGTCATGGCGCACGACAAGGACGGGCTGTTGGTTCGTGTGCTTAAAAACATCGCGGGACATGCAATTCGCCTCAGCGTGCGGCATCCGTGGCCGATTTTGACGACAGTTGCCGCGGCGGTCGTCGTGAGCCTCGTGGTCGTTTCGCAACTCGGCCGAGATTTTTTACCGTCGTTCAACGAAGGGAGCGTGCAGATCAACGTGCTGCTTCCGCCCGGCACGTCGCTCGACACGTCGAACCAGATCGCGGGCATGGTCGACCAACGGCTGAAGAAGATGCAGACCGACGGCAAGGTTCTGGCCTTCGGCCGACGGACGGGCCGAGCGGAACTCGACGAGCATGCCGAGGGGGTGAACGTTTCCGAGATTATCGTCAGCCTCAATCCGAACGCACATCAATCGCGCGAGGAAGTGCTGGCCGAGATGCGCGAAGAGCTCACGCAGGTGCCCGGCGTTACGATTTCGGCGGAGCAACCGTTGGCGCATCTCATCAGCCATATGCTTTCGGGCGTGAAAGCGCAAATCGGCATCAAGCTCTACGGCGACGATCTCACCGTCTTGCGCACGAAGGCCGACGAAATGAAGGCGGCGATCGAGACGGTGGCGGGAGTCAAAGATCTGATGGTCGAACAGCAAATCGAAATCCCACAACTTCAGATCAACCTCGACCGCCGGCAACTCGCCGCCAACGGCATGACTTCCGACTACGTGAACGAGTTCATAGAAACGGCGATGAACGGTCGTGTCGTTTCCGAGATCGTGCTGGGAGAGCGGAAGTTCGATCTGGTCGTTCGATTGGAAGACGAATACCGCCAAGACCCGACGAAGCTGCAACGGCTATCGTTGAACCTTCCGAGCGGCGGCCGCATCCCGCTCTCGTCGGTCGCGGAAATCATACCCGGCACCGGCCCGAATACGATCAATCGCGAGAGCGTCAGGCGACGGATCATTCTTCAATGCAACACGGCGGGCCGCGACCTGAACTCCGTCGTGACGGATATTCAAAAGCGATTGGAGCCGATCCGAGCGTCGCTCCCGAACGGATATCTCATCGAATACGGTGGACAATTCGAGAGCCAGAAAAACGCTACGCGCACGATCGGCCTGTTAAGTTTGATTTCGCTTTCGGCGATGTTCCTGGCGCTGTACACGTTGTTTCGCTCGGTAAATATGGCCCTGCAAGTGCTGTCGGCGCTGCCGATGGCCGCGATCGGCGCCGTCGCGGCGCTCGTCATCACCGGGCAATCGCTGACCGTCGCGA
This is a stretch of genomic DNA from Planctomycetia bacterium. It encodes these proteins:
- a CDS encoding efflux RND transporter periplasmic adaptor subunit, producing MSAKCFTRGLLILVPMLIAACAAGVYFAPSLRTRFLAAVGAEAGYEKPVMKQPDEHAGHEHGSHDHAGHSEQNSIELSTQAQANIGLKLGKVELTTFNRTISVPGMLRERPGRSTVAITAPLTGIVTQIFPILGEAVQPGQKLFELRLTHEELVQAQGDFLRVAEELDVIEREIKRLEKIAVDGGIAGRQVLERQYEQQNKQAVLRAQHQALLLHGLSEEQVNGILTKRTLLRTLMVFVPEEQESAIKNESPIQVTYEIQELKIERGQSVTAGETMAVLTDHATLFIEGSAFDKDVLAVNRTIENGWLVDAAIETEDAPPQVISKLPILYVAGKVDPETRTFHFYVPLTNPLLRDVKSADGHRFLSWRYKPGQRVQVVVPVEKWKDRIVLPVGAVAQSGVETYVFSPNGDHFDRRAVHVEYRDRFSVVIANDGSLFPGDSVVLAGAQQMQLALKNKSGGAIDPHAGHNH
- a CDS encoding CusA/CzcA family heavy metal efflux RND transporter, with translation MLNAVIKFSLRYRLVTIALALVVTCYGGYELSQLPIDVFPDLNRPRVTIMTEAPGLAPEEVETLITFPLESVLNGATGVQAVRSSSGVGLSVIYVEFAWGTDIYVDRQIVAEKIALASDRMPKGVRPQLAPISSVMGQIMQIGIWSEGGKTDPMEVRTTADWLVRQRLLTIPGIAQVVTMGGGRKQFQVLVNPEKLLKYDLTLEDVEHAVAASNSNATGGYLNQGGNELLVRSLGRIQKIEELESVVVKASSDRSVLLGDVARVAEGAQVKRGDAAVDGMPAVMLTISKQPGADTRKLTDDVVRALEDLKPSLPADFRINTDVYQQKTFIDLSIQNVVEALRDGGILVVIILFLFLLNFRTTFITLTAIPLSIVVTGLIFKWFDMSINTMTLGGLAVAIGELVDDAIVDVENIFRRLRENQHAAHPKTALRIVYEASSEVRNSIVFSTILVVLVFVPLFALGGMEGRLFTPLGVAYIVSISASLVVSLTVTPVLSYWLLPQAKVMAHDKDGLLVRVLKNIAGHAIRLSVRHPWPILTTVAAAVVVSLVVVSQLGRDFLPSFNEGSVQINVLLPPGTSLDTSNQIAGMVDQRLKKMQTDGKVLAFGRRTGRAELDEHAEGVNVSEIIVSLNPNAHQSREEVLAEMREELTQVPGVTISAEQPLAHLISHMLSGVKAQIGIKLYGDDLTVLRTKADEMKAAIETVAGVKDLMVEQQIEIPQLQINLDRRQLAANGMTSDYVNEFIETAMNGRVVSEIVLGERKFDLVVRLEDEYRQDPTKLQRLSLNLPSGGRIPLSSVAEIIPGTGPNTINRESVRRRIILQCNTAGRDLNSVVTDIQKRLEPIRASLPNGYLIEYGGQFESQKNATRTIGLLSLISLSAMFLALYTLFRSVNMALQVLSALPMAAIGAVAALVITGQSLTVASMVGFISLSGIASRNGILLIAHYLHLVRYEGEKFTPEMIERAGKERLAPMLMTALTAGIALIPLVLASGEPGKEILYPVATVILGGLISSTLLDFFVHPALFWLFGRKDAEHQVAVGDGDELDEAIAAPQSR